From the genome of Alkalimarinus coralli:
CGATGCTGCAAGGCTTGGGAAGCATGTTTGTAGCCTGTCTTGGATATATCGTGATGACTAACGAGCAGTTAATGTACGCGATGTTTGTTTTCCCAGAATTGTTACTTGTTGTGTTGTCGCTTTGTTTGTTAATGGGTCGTTATACTGGTTATCGCTTATCTGAACTGAGACGTTTTCGGGCTATTGTTGCAGAGGACAAATGATGGGAATGTTGAGCATGCCACGCTGGTTTGTCTCACCCAGCAAACTGCGCCAAAAAGGCATCATGGGGATGAACAAGCGAAACGCTGACTTTATTATGCGTTACAACCCTCGACGCCTGTATCCATTGGTTGATAATAAACTGTTGACTAAGCGGCTCGCTCTTAAAAACCAGATAGCAGTACCAGAGCTATATGGCGTTGTTGAAATCCAGCACCAACTGAGAGATCTGGAAAAAATGTTGGCGCCGTATAGTCAATTTGTGATCAAACCTGTTCATGGAAGCGGTGGAAACGGGATTATGGTCGTGACAGGCAGAATGGGGAACGGTTTTCGTAAGGCTGGTGGAGAACCGATCACTTTGGAATCCCTAGAGCACCATGTGTCCAATATTCTTAGCGGAATGTATAGCTTGGGGGGGATTCCTGATAAGGCTATTATTGAATACTGTGTTCAATTTGATCCTTTTTTTGAGCACATTATTTTTCGAGGCGTGCCGGATATCAGGGTTATCGTTTTCAGGGGGGTGCCTGTGTCGGCGATGATACGGCTTCCAACCAGAGAGTCGGATGGCAAGGCAAACTTACATCAGGGGGCGATGGGCATTGGCGTTGATATTGCCAGTGGGGTCAGCTGCTCTGGCGTGCATCATGACAAAACACTGACTCACCATCCTGATACCGGACACTCTGTTGAATCGATTGAGATACCCCATTGGAGGCAGATACTGAATATTGCGGTGCACTGTGCTGACACGGTAGGGCTAGGTTACCTTGGTGTTGATATTGTGATGGATCGTAATTTGGGGCCTCTGATGCTCGAGTTGAATGCGCGGCCGGGCCTTAATGTACAGTTGGCAAATCAGGCGGGGCTGTTAAAGAAACTTGAAAAAGTAGAAAATATTAAGCAGCTTCCCAAAAGTATTGAGGAACGTCTGGCGTTAGCAGAAGGGTTATAGCGATGAAGGGTTATTATTCGTTTATAAAAAAGTTGTTATTTCGGCAGAATATAGTGCAACTGAGCAGCCCGTCAGGAGTGGCTTGGGTTGCTTTGTTATTTTTCTGGCTGGGGCAGCCGTTGCTTGCTGCTGACAATGAGATTAGCGAGAACCTGAGCCCTGAGATGGCTAAGCAGGAAGAAGAGCTACCGGCTAGCTATGTTGCCCCTAATGTAGATCTTAAAGAGGTTGCACCTCTTCCCAAAGTGGTTGAAAAGGTTAAAAAAACCAGCCCCAAAAAGAAAGTGCTAATCGATGATGAGTCTAAAAACACTCAAAAGCAGTCAGTTGCTTCTGATCAAGGTTCAGAAAAGGTAGAGCAGAGCCTGCAAGGTAAAACCGAGGGGTTGCCCCCAGGAGCTCAGGATGGTTCGGAAGCACTGGTTGGAAGTGAAGAGAACTCTTACGGTACGGTGAAAAGTGATTTGCCGGATGCGGAGCTGTCTTCCGAAATTAACGTCCCGTCTGATAGAAAAACAGAGTCCGCTAAACAGGACGCTGATGATGCCAAACAGCAAGCTAAAGATCTGATTTTGCTTGGAGCGAAGGTTCCTCCTGGAACTTCAACGCGGCTGGCATGGTCGCCTGAAGTGGCCATTACCGGGTTGACCTTACCAGTACCTGTTCTTGTTGTTAATGGCAAAAATCCTGGTAATACGCTCTGCCTGACTGCTGCAATTCATGGCGATGAACTAAATGGGATCGAGGTTGTCAGGCGAGTGATGTATGACATCAACCCAGATAAGTTAAGTGGTAGTATTATCGGTGTACCAATTGTTAACCTGCAAGGCTTTCAACGGGGTTCCAGGTATTTGGTTGATCGTCGAGATTTGAACCGCCACTTTCCAGGTGATGAAGAGGGGAGTCTGGCGTCCCGTATTGCGTATTCGCTGTACCATGAAGTTATTGCTCACTGTGATGCGCTAGTTGACCTACATACAGGCTCGCTCAGGAGAACAAACTTACCCCAACTTCGTGCAGATATGAGTAACCCGCTGGTCGTGAAGTTCACTGAAAATTTTGATGAAATGGTTGTTGTTCATGGTGCCGGAAGCCCGGGGATGCTCCGCCATGCAGCCGTAGAGGCGGGGATACCCGCAGTGACACTGGAAATAGGCGAATCATTAAGGCTTCAAGAAGGACAAGTTGAAAGTGGCGTCAAAAGTATTAATAGTCTTTTGGATCGTCAAGGTATGTACTCACGATTTTTCAGTTGGGGTGACCCGGAACCTATTTACTATCAGTCGGTATGGATAAGGGCTGAACGAGGCGGCATTCTGTTC
Proteins encoded in this window:
- a CDS encoding alpha-L-glutamate ligase-like protein, translating into MPRWFVSPSKLRQKGIMGMNKRNADFIMRYNPRRLYPLVDNKLLTKRLALKNQIAVPELYGVVEIQHQLRDLEKMLAPYSQFVIKPVHGSGGNGIMVVTGRMGNGFRKAGGEPITLESLEHHVSNILSGMYSLGGIPDKAIIEYCVQFDPFFEHIIFRGVPDIRVIVFRGVPVSAMIRLPTRESDGKANLHQGAMGIGVDIASGVSCSGVHHDKTLTHHPDTGHSVESIEIPHWRQILNIAVHCADTVGLGYLGVDIVMDRNLGPLMLELNARPGLNVQLANQAGLLKKLEKVENIKQLPKSIEERLALAEGL
- a CDS encoding succinylglutamate desuccinylase/aspartoacylase family protein — its product is MKGYYSFIKKLLFRQNIVQLSSPSGVAWVALLFFWLGQPLLAADNEISENLSPEMAKQEEELPASYVAPNVDLKEVAPLPKVVEKVKKTSPKKKVLIDDESKNTQKQSVASDQGSEKVEQSLQGKTEGLPPGAQDGSEALVGSEENSYGTVKSDLPDAELSSEINVPSDRKTESAKQDADDAKQQAKDLILLGAKVPPGTSTRLAWSPEVAITGLTLPVPVLVVNGKNPGNTLCLTAAIHGDELNGIEVVRRVMYDINPDKLSGSIIGVPIVNLQGFQRGSRYLVDRRDLNRHFPGDEEGSLASRIAYSLYHEVIAHCDALVDLHTGSLRRTNLPQLRADMSNPLVVKFTENFDEMVVVHGAGSPGMLRHAAVEAGIPAVTLEIGESLRLQEGQVESGVKSINSLLDRQGMYSRFFSWGDPEPIYYQSVWIRAERGGILFSKIGLGDTVEKGEVLGEVTDPITNSVSVISAPFTGRVIGMAVNQVVMPGFAAYHLGIKASEKDISRRAAEEKPNKLDEEADKTVE